In Microbacterium galbinum, a single window of DNA contains:
- a CDS encoding transposase: protein MTAGDELTTIATELYVRPLGEFVSARRASAKQASDRGLAAEIATLRKPSIAAWVVNVFAQERAAELGEALRLARELREAQDDLDAPALARLGRERRALTRRLAEQARDLAIARGEKVTPGTFDAVQQTIGAAFFDEAASIAVASGRLIREIDPSESVALGDVVAGGPVRGEEAAPQHRVDELAERRRKRQAERAVRDAEDAVASAERARAAAESAGRDADRRIDEASAHVVALERELARTRVELDGARQDADAARSRVATATEAVQVASDALDRARANLDSV from the coding sequence ATGACGGCCGGCGACGAGCTGACGACGATCGCGACCGAGCTGTACGTGCGTCCACTCGGCGAGTTCGTGAGCGCCCGTCGTGCGAGCGCGAAACAGGCCTCCGACCGCGGGCTCGCGGCGGAGATCGCGACGCTGCGCAAGCCGTCGATCGCCGCCTGGGTGGTGAACGTCTTCGCGCAGGAACGCGCTGCGGAGCTGGGTGAGGCGCTGCGACTCGCTCGCGAGCTCCGTGAAGCTCAGGACGATCTCGATGCGCCGGCACTGGCTCGGCTCGGTCGCGAGCGCCGGGCGCTGACACGCAGGCTCGCTGAACAGGCCCGCGACCTCGCGATCGCCCGCGGCGAGAAGGTCACTCCGGGCACGTTTGATGCCGTGCAGCAGACGATCGGCGCGGCGTTCTTCGACGAGGCGGCATCGATCGCCGTCGCATCCGGACGCCTCATCCGGGAGATCGACCCCTCCGAGAGCGTGGCGCTCGGCGACGTCGTGGCCGGGGGACCGGTTCGCGGAGAAGAGGCCGCTCCCCAGCACCGGGTGGACGAGCTGGCGGAGCGGCGTCGCAAACGTCAGGCCGAGCGTGCCGTGCGCGATGCCGAGGATGCCGTCGCGTCCGCCGAACGCGCGCGGGCCGCGGCGGAGAGCGCGGGCCGCGACGCCGACCGTCGCATCGACGAGGCGAGCGCCCACGTCGTCGCTCTCGAGCGGGAGCTGGCGCGCACCCGCGTCGAGTTGGACGGTGCGCGGCAGGACGCCGACGCGGCGAGATCGCGCGTGGCCACGGCGACGGAGGCCGTCCAGGTCGCCTCCGATGCCCTCGATCGGGCGCGCGCGAACCTGGACTCCGTATGA
- a CDS encoding hydroxymethylglutaryl-CoA synthase encodes MTVVGIHDLSIATASRVLDLALLAERAGIDPDKYRIGLGQDQMSVPAPDEDIVTMAAAAALPIVERHGATGIRTVLFATESGVDQSKSAAVFVHELLGLDPATRVVELKQACYSATAALQFALGIVARQPKESVLVIAADVARYAVDTAAEPTQGAGAVAMLVTQDPAIAEVEPATGIHTADVDDFWRPNDSDTAVVNGKLSIDAYLDAFVGAWDDYRARGGAAIESIDYFCHHQPFTRMAVKAHQRLAVHTGAALTPAQMESTTRYNRRLGNSYTASLYFALAALLDGEDDLTDRRVGMYSYGSGSIGEFFSLRIRPGYRTALRTEATKRILDSREPLDVDAYRALHAAHSASSEVDREIAPTSPAPFHFIGVQGRARRYARTDE; translated from the coding sequence GTGACCGTCGTCGGCATCCACGACCTGTCCATCGCCACCGCGAGCCGCGTTCTCGATCTCGCCCTCCTCGCGGAGCGCGCCGGCATCGATCCCGACAAGTATCGGATCGGCCTCGGTCAGGATCAGATGAGCGTCCCCGCCCCCGATGAGGACATCGTCACGATGGCGGCCGCGGCCGCGCTGCCCATCGTCGAGCGCCACGGAGCCACCGGCATCCGCACCGTGCTCTTCGCGACCGAGTCGGGCGTCGATCAGTCGAAGTCGGCGGCGGTGTTCGTGCACGAACTCCTCGGGCTGGATCCCGCGACCCGCGTCGTCGAGCTCAAGCAGGCCTGCTACTCCGCCACGGCCGCTCTGCAGTTCGCCCTCGGGATCGTCGCGCGCCAACCGAAGGAGTCGGTGCTCGTGATCGCGGCGGACGTCGCCCGATACGCGGTCGACACCGCCGCGGAGCCCACGCAGGGCGCCGGTGCAGTTGCGATGCTCGTCACGCAGGATCCCGCGATCGCCGAGGTCGAGCCGGCCACCGGCATCCACACCGCCGATGTCGACGACTTCTGGCGACCGAACGACAGTGACACGGCCGTCGTGAACGGCAAGCTCTCGATCGACGCCTATCTCGACGCCTTCGTCGGGGCATGGGACGACTATCGGGCGCGCGGGGGCGCGGCGATCGAGTCGATCGACTACTTCTGCCACCACCAGCCGTTCACGCGGATGGCGGTGAAGGCGCACCAGCGCCTGGCGGTGCACACCGGCGCCGCGCTGACGCCCGCTCAGATGGAGTCGACCACTCGGTACAACCGTCGGTTGGGCAACTCGTACACGGCATCCCTCTACTTCGCTCTCGCCGCCCTTCTCGACGGTGAAGACGACCTGACCGATCGGCGCGTCGGGATGTACAGCTACGGCTCGGGCAGCATCGGCGAGTTCTTCTCGCTGCGAATTCGTCCCGGCTACCGCACGGCACTCCGTACCGAGGCGACGAAGCGCATCCTCGATTCCCGGGAGCCGCTCGACGTCGATGCGTATCGGGCGCTGCACGCCGCGCACTCGGCGTCGAGCGAGGTCGACCGTGAGATCGCGCCGACATCGCCGGCGCCGTTCCACTTCATCGGGGTTCAGGGGCGCGCGCGCCGGTACGCCCGCACTGACGAATGA
- a CDS encoding hydroxymethylglutaryl-CoA reductase produces MSDALFTPIPTRWVGPLLLSGEVEGEQSVPLATYESPLWPSVGRGARVSRLVAGGIRATVVDERMTRSSLFVAPSAADAVAAARSIEARRDELGAVVSERSRHARLIDLDTEIVGHLLFVRFALTTGDASGHNMVTLAAEGLMERVLAWHPELEYGSISGNYCSDKKATAVNGILGRGRSVIAEILIPADIVEQQLRSTARRIVELNVRKNLVGSTIAGALRSANAHYANMLLAFYLATGQDAANIVEGSQGITYAEERGDGDLLFSCTLPNLIVGTVGNGKDLPAVEDALERLGCREERAPGGNARRLASLIAATVLCGELSLLAAQTNQGELMASHLLLERRQGGAK; encoded by the coding sequence ATGTCCGACGCCCTGTTCACCCCCATCCCCACGCGCTGGGTCGGTCCGCTGCTGCTCAGCGGCGAGGTCGAGGGCGAGCAGTCCGTGCCGCTCGCGACCTACGAGTCGCCGCTGTGGCCGTCGGTGGGGCGGGGTGCCCGGGTATCGCGGCTCGTCGCCGGCGGCATCCGCGCCACCGTGGTGGACGAGCGGATGACGCGATCCTCGCTGTTCGTCGCGCCATCGGCGGCCGATGCGGTCGCTGCAGCCCGCAGCATCGAGGCGCGCCGAGACGAGCTCGGAGCGGTCGTCTCGGAGCGCAGCCGTCATGCGCGGCTCATCGACCTCGACACCGAGATCGTCGGACACCTGCTGTTCGTGCGGTTCGCGCTGACGACCGGAGACGCGTCCGGCCACAACATGGTGACTCTGGCAGCCGAGGGGCTCATGGAACGGGTTCTCGCCTGGCACCCCGAGTTGGAGTACGGCTCGATCTCGGGCAACTACTGCTCCGACAAGAAGGCCACCGCGGTGAACGGCATCCTCGGTCGGGGGCGCAGCGTGATCGCCGAGATCCTCATCCCCGCCGACATCGTCGAGCAGCAGCTGCGTTCGACGGCCCGTCGCATCGTCGAACTGAACGTGCGCAAGAACCTCGTGGGTTCCACGATCGCCGGGGCGCTGCGTTCCGCGAACGCGCACTACGCGAACATGCTCCTCGCGTTCTACCTCGCCACGGGGCAGGACGCGGCGAACATCGTCGAGGGCTCGCAGGGCATCACCTATGCGGAGGAGCGCGGAGACGGCGACCTGCTCTTCTCCTGCACGCTGCCGAACCTCATCGTCGGCACCGTCGGCAACGGCAAGGACCTCCCGGCCGTGGAGGACGCGCTCGAGCGTCTCGGCTGCCGCGAGGAGCGCGCGCCGGGAGGCAACGCCCGCCGCCTCGCCTCGCTCATCGCCGCGACGGTGCTGTGCGGCGAGCTGTCGTTGCTCGCGGCCCAGACCAACCAGGGAGAACTCATGGCCTCGCATCTGTTGCTCGAGCGTCGTCAGGGAGGTGCGAAGTGA
- the fni gene encoding type 2 isopentenyl-diphosphate Delta-isomerase, giving the protein MSSERKDDHVRLAAAQQGEARIASNGFDDVAFVHHALAGIDAERVSLAGDLLGARWSVPLYVNAMTGGSESTGRINRDLAIAAREAGVPLASGSMSVALENPSLASTFRVLREEHPDGFLFANLGVERTPDDARRAIDLIEANALQVHVNSVQETVMPEGRRAFSSWQRSLESLVAAVDVPVVVKEVGFGLSARTLALLADLGVAAADVSGRGGTDFVRVENARRGGEGYAYLAGWGQSAVECLIDAPASAPVLLASGGVRTPLDAVRALALGARAVGVSGPFLKTVLDGGPEALASRLVEWTTHLTALSALLGAAATSDLVCTDLVVTGDTADFCRARGIDLAALSRRSDAR; this is encoded by the coding sequence ATGTCCTCTGAGCGCAAGGACGATCACGTGCGGCTCGCCGCAGCCCAGCAGGGCGAAGCGCGCATCGCATCGAACGGCTTCGACGACGTCGCGTTCGTGCATCACGCCCTCGCGGGGATCGACGCCGAGCGCGTCAGCCTCGCGGGTGACCTGCTGGGAGCACGCTGGAGCGTGCCTCTCTACGTCAACGCGATGACCGGCGGAAGCGAGAGCACCGGACGCATCAACCGCGACCTCGCGATCGCCGCGCGGGAGGCGGGAGTGCCGCTGGCTTCGGGATCGATGAGCGTCGCGCTGGAGAATCCCTCTCTCGCTTCCACGTTCCGTGTGCTCCGCGAAGAGCATCCCGACGGGTTCCTCTTCGCCAATCTGGGTGTCGAACGCACGCCGGACGACGCGCGCCGAGCCATCGATCTGATCGAGGCGAACGCGTTGCAGGTGCACGTCAACAGCGTGCAGGAGACGGTCATGCCCGAGGGACGCCGCGCGTTCTCGTCGTGGCAGCGGTCGCTCGAGTCGCTGGTGGCGGCCGTCGACGTGCCGGTGGTCGTGAAGGAGGTCGGTTTCGGGCTGAGCGCCCGCACGCTCGCCCTCCTCGCCGATCTCGGCGTCGCCGCCGCAGACGTGTCCGGTCGCGGAGGAACGGACTTCGTCCGTGTCGAGAACGCCCGCCGCGGGGGAGAGGGCTACGCCTACCTGGCGGGATGGGGGCAGTCGGCCGTCGAGTGCCTGATCGACGCCCCGGCATCCGCCCCGGTCCTCCTCGCCTCCGGCGGCGTGCGCACTCCGCTCGATGCCGTGCGCGCCCTGGCGCTCGGCGCACGGGCGGTGGGCGTCTCCGGCCCGTTCCTCAAGACGGTGCTCGACGGCGGTCCCGAGGCGCTCGCCTCGCGCCTCGTGGAATGGACCACGCATCTCACAGCGCTCTCGGCGCTCCTCGGCGCCGCAGCGACCTCCGACCTGGTGTGCACCGATCTCGTCGTCACCGGCGACACCGCAGACTTCTGCCGCGCGCGGGGCATCGACCTCGCGGCCCTCTCGCGGCGCTCCGACGCACGATGA
- a CDS encoding phosphomevalonate kinase has translation MSPVITVRAPGKLFIAGEYAVVSPGEPSVLVAVDRYVSVSVSESVGAGSIHSPEYGRSPLLWTRSADGLRIDPEHHPYDYVLAAITIVERLRADLRVAPRFFDLRIESGLDDVSGRKFGLGSSAAVTVATVRALDEFYGLGLDRLTAFKLSMLATIRVNPSASGGDLAASAFGGWIGYRAPDRDLLGERSENGPIAPLLADENLWAGLQIVRLHPPEQLRFVVGWTGEPASTARLVDELGRRTLAGAVDHPAFLLDSRACVSALWESLSRGDDAATLDGIREARRLLQRLGAQAGLPIETAQLAVLCDIAEAAGAAAKPSGAGGGDCGIVLAPVHTDLADIFREWEHHDVRHLTIGVHPPEGVLDVL, from the coding sequence ATGAGTCCGGTCATCACGGTCCGCGCACCGGGCAAGCTGTTCATCGCGGGGGAGTACGCGGTCGTCTCCCCGGGCGAGCCCTCCGTGCTCGTCGCCGTCGACCGGTACGTGTCGGTCTCGGTGTCGGAGAGCGTCGGAGCCGGGAGCATCCACTCGCCCGAGTACGGGCGTTCGCCGCTGCTGTGGACCCGCAGTGCCGACGGACTGCGCATCGATCCGGAGCACCACCCCTACGACTACGTGCTGGCGGCGATCACGATCGTCGAGAGGCTCCGCGCCGACCTGCGGGTCGCCCCGCGCTTCTTCGATCTGCGGATCGAGAGCGGTCTCGACGACGTCAGCGGACGCAAGTTCGGCCTGGGCTCCTCGGCGGCGGTCACGGTGGCGACCGTGCGCGCACTCGACGAGTTCTACGGGCTGGGCCTGGATCGCCTGACGGCGTTCAAGCTGTCGATGCTCGCGACGATCCGGGTCAACCCCAGCGCATCGGGGGGCGACCTGGCAGCGAGCGCCTTCGGCGGATGGATCGGCTATCGCGCGCCCGACCGGGATCTCCTCGGAGAGAGATCCGAGAACGGACCGATCGCACCGCTGCTCGCGGACGAGAACCTCTGGGCGGGCCTCCAGATCGTGCGTCTGCATCCGCCGGAGCAGCTGCGGTTCGTCGTGGGCTGGACCGGTGAACCCGCGTCGACGGCGCGACTCGTCGACGAACTCGGCCGCCGAACGCTGGCGGGAGCGGTCGATCACCCCGCATTCCTGCTCGACTCGCGCGCGTGCGTGTCGGCCCTGTGGGAGTCGCTCTCGCGCGGCGACGACGCGGCGACCCTCGACGGCATCCGGGAAGCCCGACGACTGTTGCAGCGCCTCGGCGCCCAGGCCGGTCTGCCGATCGAGACCGCGCAGCTCGCAGTGCTGTGCGATATCGCCGAGGCGGCGGGGGCGGCCGCGAAGCCCTCCGGCGCGGGCGGCGGCGACTGCGGCATCGTGCTCGCTCCCGTGCACACCGATCTCGCCGACATCTTCCGCGAGTGGGAGCACCACGACGTGCGTCACCTCACGATCGGCGTGCACCCGCCCGAGGGGGTGCTCGATGTCCTCTGA
- the mvaD gene encoding diphosphomevalonate decarboxylase, whose translation MTAVTARAHPNIALVKYWGKADTALNLPATGSLSMTLDVFPTTTTVTLAPDAAHDEVVLNGAVREGVVRDRVVRFLDIVREMAGSRTAAVVDSVNTVPSAAGLASSASGFAALAAAASRAYGLDLDRTALSRLARRGSGSAARSVIPGFAVWHAGSDEESFAEPLDAPDLAMVIAIVNSEEKAVSSRDAMKRTALTSPFYPAWVSSTTETLSAAVQASRDGDVERLGRITETNALRMHAVIQSCDPPVRYLSPVSVALFDLAESLRADGLPVYATADAGPNVVFLCRPQDADAVAAAVRPLAETMIARPGPGVEVLA comes from the coding sequence ATGACCGCCGTCACGGCCCGCGCCCACCCGAACATCGCCCTCGTCAAGTACTGGGGAAAAGCGGACACGGCGTTGAACCTGCCCGCGACGGGCAGCCTCTCGATGACGCTGGACGTGTTCCCCACGACCACGACCGTGACGCTCGCGCCGGATGCCGCGCACGACGAGGTCGTGCTCAACGGAGCGGTCCGTGAGGGAGTGGTCCGTGATCGTGTCGTGCGCTTCCTCGACATCGTGCGGGAGATGGCCGGGTCCCGGACCGCGGCCGTGGTCGATTCCGTGAATACGGTGCCCTCCGCCGCTGGTCTCGCCTCCTCCGCGTCGGGGTTCGCCGCCCTCGCCGCGGCGGCGTCGCGTGCGTACGGCCTCGACCTCGACCGAACGGCGCTCAGCCGTCTCGCCCGCCGCGGGTCCGGATCTGCGGCGCGATCGGTGATCCCGGGGTTCGCGGTGTGGCACGCAGGCAGTGATGAGGAGTCCTTCGCCGAGCCGCTCGACGCCCCCGATCTCGCGATGGTGATCGCGATCGTGAATTCCGAGGAGAAAGCCGTCTCGAGCCGCGACGCCATGAAGCGGACGGCGCTCACGTCGCCGTTCTACCCCGCGTGGGTCTCGTCGACGACGGAGACGCTGTCGGCCGCGGTGCAGGCCAGCCGTGACGGCGACGTCGAGCGCCTCGGGCGGATCACCGAGACGAACGCGCTCCGCATGCACGCGGTCATCCAGTCGTGCGATCCGCCCGTGCGGTACCTGTCGCCGGTGAGCGTCGCCCTCTTCGACCTCGCGGAGTCGCTCCGAGCCGACGGTCTTCCGGTCTACGCGACCGCCGATGCAGGGCCCAACGTCGTGTTCCTGTGCCGGCCGCAGGACGCGGATGCCGTGGCCGCGGCGGTCCGTCCGCTCGCGGAGACCATGATCGCGCGTCCGGGGCCCGGAGTGGAGGTGCTCGCATGA
- the mvk gene encoding mevalonate kinase, with product MRITASDDSRTPGESFAAPQRGAHDSDPVIGVGTASGKAILFGEHAVVYGHPAIALPLRDLRVRAEAEPLPERRLLHSALYTGDLGRVPDRLASTARAVEATMSAVGADRSGVRVHVESDLPAERGVGSSAAVSAAIVQAVAAAFGHELDPTERHHLIQIAERAAHTSPSGLDARTVVSDRPVWFQDSSAHDLEVAGPLSFVIADSGVRGRTREAVAAVRALRDADPIAVERRLDRLGALAREGRAALASPRPEEIGVRMDEAHALLGELGVGDPALDRLAGIARTGGALGAKLTGGGRGGCVLVLARDPDHATELAHDLRGRGAAATWTTELRGTR from the coding sequence ATGAGAATCACGGCTTCCGACGACAGCAGAACACCGGGCGAATCCTTCGCCGCTCCGCAGAGGGGCGCGCACGACAGCGACCCGGTGATCGGCGTAGGGACCGCGTCGGGCAAGGCGATCCTCTTCGGGGAGCACGCCGTCGTCTACGGGCACCCCGCGATCGCCCTTCCGCTGCGCGATCTTCGCGTTCGTGCCGAGGCGGAGCCGCTGCCTGAGCGCCGTCTTCTGCACAGCGCGCTCTACACCGGTGACCTCGGTCGGGTTCCCGACCGCCTCGCCTCCACCGCTCGCGCGGTCGAGGCGACGATGAGCGCGGTCGGCGCCGACCGCTCCGGGGTACGGGTGCACGTCGAGAGCGACCTGCCCGCGGAACGCGGTGTGGGATCGAGCGCCGCAGTGTCGGCGGCCATCGTGCAGGCCGTCGCCGCCGCCTTCGGTCACGAACTCGATCCCACCGAACGTCATCATCTGATCCAGATCGCGGAACGCGCCGCGCACACGTCGCCCAGCGGGCTCGACGCACGCACGGTCGTCTCCGACCGGCCGGTGTGGTTCCAGGACAGCAGCGCGCACGATCTCGAGGTCGCGGGTCCCCTGTCGTTCGTGATCGCAGACTCCGGAGTGCGGGGACGCACGCGCGAGGCCGTCGCCGCCGTCCGCGCGCTGCGCGACGCCGATCCGATCGCCGTGGAGCGGCGGCTCGATCGGCTCGGAGCGCTCGCCCGCGAGGGTCGGGCGGCGCTGGCATCCCCGAGGCCGGAGGAGATCGGCGTCCGAATGGACGAGGCGCATGCGCTGCTCGGGGAGCTGGGAGTCGGAGATCCCGCGCTCGACCGGCTCGCCGGCATCGCCCGCACGGGCGGCGCGCTCGGAGCCAAGCTCACCGGAGGCGGTCGGGGAGGATGCGTGCTCGTGCTGGCGCGTGATCCCGATCATGCGACGGAGCTCGCGCACGACCTTCGCGGACGAGGCGCCGCCGCCACCTGGACCACCGAACTGAGAGGAACGCGATGA
- a CDS encoding gamma carbonic anhydrase family protein — MSIASGASVLALPDREPSIDPEAFVAEGARIVGDVTLAASSSVWYNAVLRADSASIVIGAGSNVQDNVSVHVDAGHPVLIGRHVSIGHNAVVHGCSIGDGSLIGMGAVILSGAVIGSGCLIAGGAVVLGGTEVPDGSLVAGVPAKVRRALTEEERAGLLANADIYLAHKQVHARATEV; from the coding sequence ATGAGCATCGCATCCGGAGCATCCGTCCTCGCCCTCCCCGATCGGGAGCCGTCGATCGATCCCGAGGCGTTCGTCGCCGAGGGTGCTCGCATCGTCGGCGACGTCACTCTCGCGGCGTCGTCGAGCGTCTGGTACAACGCGGTTCTCCGGGCCGATTCGGCCTCCATCGTGATCGGAGCGGGCAGCAACGTGCAGGACAACGTCTCGGTGCACGTGGACGCCGGACACCCGGTGCTGATCGGGCGCCATGTGTCGATCGGGCACAACGCCGTCGTGCACGGATGCTCGATCGGCGACGGTTCGTTGATCGGCATGGGGGCGGTGATCCTCAGCGGCGCGGTGATCGGGAGCGGGTGTCTGATCGCGGGTGGTGCCGTCGTGCTGGGAGGCACCGAGGTGCCGGACGGATCTCTCGTCGCGGGCGTTCCTGCGAAGGTGCGTCGCGCCCTGACCGAGGAGGAGCGTGCCGGACTGCTCGCGAACGCCGACATCTATCTCGCGCACAAGCAGGTGCACGCGCGCGCGACGGAGGTATGA
- a CDS encoding Dps family protein: MSKVQTVSTTASDPTVAAAAAQFLSPVVLGLQALTINGKQAHWHVRGANFVGVHELLDTIVAHAGDFADTAAERIVALGLPIDARVSAVAAKAGETGVPAGFTQSDELVRAVIADIDAILVDTKAAIDGLDEVDLTSQDVAIEIMRGLEKDRWFLVSHIAA; the protein is encoded by the coding sequence ATGAGCAAGGTACAGACCGTTTCCACCACCGCCAGCGACCCCACCGTGGCTGCTGCCGCCGCACAGTTCCTCTCGCCCGTCGTCCTGGGCCTGCAGGCGCTCACGATCAACGGCAAGCAGGCGCACTGGCACGTGCGCGGCGCCAACTTCGTCGGCGTCCACGAACTCCTCGACACGATCGTCGCCCACGCCGGCGACTTCGCCGACACCGCGGCGGAGCGCATCGTCGCCCTCGGTCTCCCGATCGACGCCCGCGTGAGCGCGGTCGCCGCGAAGGCCGGCGAGACCGGCGTCCCCGCCGGCTTCACGCAGTCGGACGAACTCGTCCGCGCCGTGATCGCCGACATCGACGCGATCCTGGTCGACACCAAGGCCGCGATCGACGGCCTCGACGAGGTCGACCTCACGAGCCAGGACGTCGCGATCGAGATCATGCGCGGCCTCGAGAAGGACCGTTGGTTCCTCGTCTCGCACATCGCCGCGTAA
- a CDS encoding amidohydrolase, whose protein sequence is MSVVGDEVGMIRGVRIAGPGREFLIDEEPVDIVIADGRIADIAPAGALRPNGAVLDAEGAWAVPGLWDNHVHTVQWALAAEREPLGDAPSAAEAASRMGAVAPLSDGRRVGTGYRDALWDDRPTLAVLDAATGDVPTYLINADVHSVWLNSAALRREGMSTTDGVLREEGAFEISRRLNAVDPEHADRAVQRAGEEAAARGVTGIVDFDMAWNADAWPRRVASGFAAHRVEFAVYPFDLARAVAEGLRTGELVDDADLPQARRGLIRVGPLKIISDGSLGTRTAACTHAYPGDPYNFGVMTVPREELIGLLTTATGAGLAVAVHAIGDRAASTALDAFAMTGAVGSIEHAQLVRHADLARFARLGVTASVQPQHAIDDRDLAERLWATQDSLGYPLASLFAAGADVRFGSDAPVAALDPWQAMAAAVTRTENARDAWHPEEAVTFDQALQASIRSTSVPGAPADLALCAADPRRATGTHLRDMSVVATLLAGRVTHRA, encoded by the coding sequence ATGAGCGTCGTCGGTGACGAGGTCGGGATGATCCGCGGGGTTCGCATCGCCGGACCCGGCCGCGAGTTCCTGATCGACGAGGAGCCGGTGGACATCGTGATCGCGGACGGACGGATTGCCGACATCGCGCCCGCCGGCGCCCTGCGCCCGAACGGTGCGGTGCTCGATGCCGAGGGGGCGTGGGCGGTGCCGGGGCTCTGGGACAACCACGTGCACACGGTGCAGTGGGCGTTGGCGGCCGAGCGCGAGCCGCTGGGTGACGCGCCCTCGGCCGCCGAGGCGGCGTCCCGGATGGGGGCGGTCGCGCCTCTGTCGGACGGGCGGCGCGTGGGAACGGGGTATCGCGACGCGCTCTGGGACGACCGCCCGACGCTCGCCGTGTTGGACGCGGCGACCGGTGACGTGCCGACGTACCTCATCAACGCCGACGTGCACAGCGTGTGGCTGAACTCCGCGGCGCTGCGGCGCGAGGGCATGTCGACCACCGACGGGGTGCTGCGCGAGGAGGGGGCATTCGAGATCTCGCGTCGTCTGAACGCGGTCGACCCCGAGCATGCGGACCGCGCAGTGCAGCGAGCGGGGGAGGAGGCCGCGGCTCGCGGGGTGACCGGGATCGTCGACTTCGACATGGCCTGGAACGCGGATGCCTGGCCGCGCCGTGTCGCGAGCGGGTTCGCCGCGCACCGGGTCGAGTTCGCGGTGTACCCGTTCGACCTGGCTCGGGCGGTGGCGGAGGGTCTTCGTACCGGTGAGCTCGTCGACGATGCGGACCTTCCGCAGGCGCGACGAGGCCTCATCCGGGTGGGACCGTTGAAGATCATCAGCGACGGCTCGCTCGGCACGCGGACCGCGGCGTGCACGCACGCGTACCCGGGCGATCCCTACAACTTCGGGGTGATGACGGTTCCCCGCGAGGAGCTGATCGGACTGCTGACCACCGCGACCGGCGCGGGCCTCGCCGTCGCCGTGCACGCGATCGGCGATCGCGCGGCCTCCACCGCGCTGGACGCCTTCGCCATGACCGGGGCCGTGGGCTCCATCGAGCACGCGCAGCTCGTCCGGCACGCCGATCTCGCGCGATTCGCCCGACTCGGCGTCACCGCGAGTGTGCAGCCGCAGCACGCGATCGACGACCGCGATCTCGCGGAGCGGCTGTGGGCGACGCAGGATTCCCTGGGGTACCCGCTCGCATCGCTGTTCGCCGCGGGGGCCGATGTGAGGTTCGGTTCCGATGCGCCGGTGGCTGCCCTCGACCCCTGGCAGGCGATGGCCGCCGCCGTCACACGCACCGAGAACGCGCGCGACGCCTGGCATCCCGAGGAAGCGGTGACCTTCGATCAGGCGCTGCAGGCCAGCATCCGGTCGACGAGCGTTCCCGGAGCTCCCGCAGACCTGGCGTTGTGCGCCGCGGATCCGCGGCGAGCGACGGGGACGCACCTGCGCGACATGTCGGTGGTCGCGACACTGCTCGCCGGTCGCGTCACCCACCGGGCCTGA
- a CDS encoding FMN-binding negative transcriptional regulator has product MRQNPSFTLADRAEIRRVIGANPWATITSSTADGLVASHYAVLLDDASDDLTVVGHVGRPDDLIHGLGDGEILIVFQGPHGYISPGWYGDVAAVPTWNYTAVHLSGVPEILSADENLAVLDRLVDRFESELPDPRRMWERPNDAAFIERLAAGTVGFRLTPTRVVAKRKLSQNKPAETIETVIGELIGEGPYANPALASEMRRAQDARKEKRA; this is encoded by the coding sequence ATGCGTCAGAATCCCAGCTTCACTCTCGCCGATCGGGCGGAGATCCGTCGCGTGATCGGGGCGAATCCCTGGGCCACGATCACGAGCAGCACCGCCGATGGACTCGTCGCCTCGCACTACGCCGTACTGCTGGACGACGCGAGCGACGACCTGACGGTGGTGGGTCACGTCGGCCGGCCCGATGACCTCATCCACGGACTCGGCGACGGTGAGATCCTCATCGTCTTCCAGGGGCCGCACGGTTACATCTCGCCGGGTTGGTACGGCGATGTGGCCGCTGTGCCGACGTGGAACTACACCGCGGTGCACCTGTCGGGCGTGCCCGAGATCCTGAGCGCCGACGAGAACCTCGCGGTGCTGGACCGTCTCGTCGACCGTTTCGAGAGCGAGCTTCCCGACCCGCGACGGATGTGGGAGCGGCCGAACGATGCGGCCTTCATCGAGCGTCTTGCGGCCGGCACCGTCGGCTTCCGGTTGACCCCGACGCGCGTGGTCGCGAAGCGCAAGCTCAGCCAGAACAAGCCCGCGGAGACGATCGAAACGGTCATCGGCGAACTGATCGGCGAGGGGCCGTACGCCAACCCGGCGTTGGCATCGGAGATGCGTCGGGCGCAGGACGCACGGAAGGAGAAGCGGGCATGA